A genome region from Nycticebus coucang isolate mNycCou1 chromosome 22, mNycCou1.pri, whole genome shotgun sequence includes the following:
- the CCDC24 gene encoding coiled-coil domain-containing protein 24 isoform X1 gives MLRCDLLPLRCELVTAAGRAMPWDSPSLWELVKEHVPLQERPEVKRILGEAAVDLSLELWEEVAMLWALLQEARSSQAPSSAPISDPFTLLAPSPLIRDLVRQEIRQLLQGLRYKAICEGRDQAKAWVQYNPRVLRFALEEPRCNLPDREIFQIRDSEPRSGVSNVGRVTLTSSASSSHRDLSLIKNQLNVSNIDQVAGHLRGLLEEECRTLEKEIPILQRCLEEEAVRACHPYEATLEPTLAELKEQRRAMEQELQASLWPSCVSSNHRQWPLGSSTQGLRPLPCFCGAAGVWAVSLQHHLPAPPLEHCPRRGRRAATCRWGRQLQCSPRERAASTLVSSEVSQAPA, from the exons ATGCTGCGCTGTGACCTGCTGCCTCTTAGGTGTGAGCTGGTGACTGCGGCGGGGCGAGCCATGCCTTGGGACTCCCCGTCGTTGTGGGAGCTGGTGAAGGAGCATGTTCCGCTCCAGGAGCGACCTGAAGTGAAGAGGATTCTGGGGGAGGCGGCGGTGGACCTGAGCCTGGAGCTGTGGGAGGAG GTGGCGATGTTATGGGCACTGCTCCAAGAAGCTCGATCTTCCCAAGCCCCCAGCTCAGCCCCCATCTCTGACCCCTTCACTCTTCTGGCACCATCACCCCTCATAAGGGACCTTGTGCGCCAGGAAATCCGGCAGCTGCTCCAGGGTCTCCGCTACAAGGCCATCTGCGAGGGCAG GGACCAGGCGAAAGCTTGGGTCCAGTATAACCCCAGGGTCCTGCGCTTTGCCTTGGAAGAGCCCAGGTGTAATTTGCCAGACCGGGAGATATTCCAGATAAGAGATAGTGAACCCAG GTCTGGGGTGAGCAATGTAGGGCGAGTGACATTGACTTCATCAGCCAGCAGCAGTCACAGGGATCTCAGCCTCATCAAGAACCAGCTGAATGTGTCCAACATTGATCAGGTTGCTGGACACCTGAG AGGCCTCCTAGAAGAGGAGTGTCGTACCTTGGAGAAGGAGATCCCCATCCTGCAG CGCTGCCTGGAAGAGGAGGCCGTGCGGGCTTGCCACCCCTATGAGGCAACCCTGGAGCCCACTCTGGCAG AGCTAAAGGAACAGAGGAGGGCCATGGAGCAGGAGCTGCAGGCATCTCTGTGGCCTTCTTGTGTTTCTTCCAACCACAG GCAGTGGCCCTTGGGATCCTCCACTCAGGGCCTCAGACCGCTTCCTTGCTTCTGTGGGGCTGCTGGAGTTTGGGCTGTGTCCCTCCAACACCACCTGCCTGCACCTCCTTTGGAGCACTGTCCCCGACGTGGACGCCGGGCTGCCACCTGCCGCTGGGGACGGCAGCTTCAATGCAGCCCCAGGGAAAGAGCAGCTTCCACCTTGGTGTCCAGTGAGGTGTCCCAGGCCCCAGCATGA
- the CCDC24 gene encoding coiled-coil domain-containing protein 24 isoform X2: MLRCDLLPLRCELVTAAGRAMPWDSPSLWELVKEHVPLQERPEVKRILGEAAVDLSLELWEEVAMLWALLQEARSSQAPSSAPISDPFTLLAPSPLIRDLVRQEIRQLLQGLRYKAICEGRDQAKAWVQYNPRVLRFALEEPRCNLPDREIFQIRDSEPRSGVSNVGRVTLTSSASSSHRDLSLIKNQLNVSNIDQVAGHLRGLLEEECRTLEKEIPILQRCLEEEAVRACHPYEATLEPTLAELKEQRRAMEQELQASLWPSCVSSNHSGPWDPPLRASDRFLASVGLLEFGLCPSNTTCLHLLWSTVPDVDAGLPPAAGDGSFNAAPGKEQLPPWCPVRCPRPQHEGLVTRWASAPAEMCPISCCGPTSLRLRLG, translated from the exons ATGCTGCGCTGTGACCTGCTGCCTCTTAGGTGTGAGCTGGTGACTGCGGCGGGGCGAGCCATGCCTTGGGACTCCCCGTCGTTGTGGGAGCTGGTGAAGGAGCATGTTCCGCTCCAGGAGCGACCTGAAGTGAAGAGGATTCTGGGGGAGGCGGCGGTGGACCTGAGCCTGGAGCTGTGGGAGGAG GTGGCGATGTTATGGGCACTGCTCCAAGAAGCTCGATCTTCCCAAGCCCCCAGCTCAGCCCCCATCTCTGACCCCTTCACTCTTCTGGCACCATCACCCCTCATAAGGGACCTTGTGCGCCAGGAAATCCGGCAGCTGCTCCAGGGTCTCCGCTACAAGGCCATCTGCGAGGGCAG GGACCAGGCGAAAGCTTGGGTCCAGTATAACCCCAGGGTCCTGCGCTTTGCCTTGGAAGAGCCCAGGTGTAATTTGCCAGACCGGGAGATATTCCAGATAAGAGATAGTGAACCCAG GTCTGGGGTGAGCAATGTAGGGCGAGTGACATTGACTTCATCAGCCAGCAGCAGTCACAGGGATCTCAGCCTCATCAAGAACCAGCTGAATGTGTCCAACATTGATCAGGTTGCTGGACACCTGAG AGGCCTCCTAGAAGAGGAGTGTCGTACCTTGGAGAAGGAGATCCCCATCCTGCAG CGCTGCCTGGAAGAGGAGGCCGTGCGGGCTTGCCACCCCTATGAGGCAACCCTGGAGCCCACTCTGGCAG AGCTAAAGGAACAGAGGAGGGCCATGGAGCAGGAGCTGCAGGCATCTCTGTGGCCTTCTTGTGTTTCTTCCAACCACAG TGGCCCTTGGGATCCTCCACTCAGGGCCTCAGACCGCTTCCTTGCTTCTGTGGGGCTGCTGGAGTTTGGGCTGTGTCCCTCCAACACCACCTGCCTGCACCTCCTTTGGAGCACTGTCCCCGACGTGGACGCCGGGCTGCCACCTGCCGCTGGGGACGGCAGCTTCAATGCAGCCCCAGGGAAAGAGCAGCTTCCACCTTGGTGTCCAGTGAGGTGTCCCAGGCCCCAGCATGAAGGGCTGGTCACAAGATGGGCTTCAGCTCCTGCTGAAATGTGCCCCATCAGCTGCTGTGGCCCCACCAGCTTGAGATTGCGTCTTGGATGA